One region of Miscanthus floridulus cultivar M001 chromosome 19, ASM1932011v1, whole genome shotgun sequence genomic DNA includes:
- the LOC136527831 gene encoding protein-tyrosine-phosphatase IBR5-like, with product MRKRERENPCGICGHYHKYEEGEVCGVCGHRPPAASPAGARQQDSAFPSEILKEFLFLGSYDNASRSELLKTIGVSHILNTVPLCQNLYRNSFTYHCLQEDKTLQFDDANQFLEQCEREKARVLVHCMSGKSRSAAFVIAFLMKSRGWRLAQSFQWVKERRPQVQLSDAAQQQLIDYETKIFGSNNVSIPAQPFPPVDSFPSLGFGFPKPAGDIQVPTFNQQAPASVFERVTPNSFPSNFTFGAERTNEAKLPDSNNFGVINSSGSDSMMDSSYDGFAFIDTQKK from the exons ATGAGGAAGCGTGAGCGAGAGAACCCGTGCGGGATCTGTGGGCACTACCACAAGTACGAGGAGGGGGAGGTGTGCGGCGTCTGCGGGCACCGCCCACCTGCAGCGTCGCCAGCTGGGGCGAGGCAGCAGGACTCGGCGTTCCCGTCCGAGATCCTCAAGGAGTTCCTCTTCCTCGGCAGCTACGACAACGCCTCCCGCTCGGAGCTCCTCAAGACCATCGGCGTCTCGCACATCCTCAAT ACTGTACCTTTATGCCAAAATCTTTACCGGAATTCATTCACTTATCACTGCCTTCAAGAGGATAAGACTCTGCAGTTTGATGATGCAAATCAGTTTCTAG AGCAATGTGAGAGGGAGAAAGCACGCGTCCTAGTCCATTGCATGTCAGGGAAAAGTAG ATCGGCAGCATTTGTAATAGCCTTCTTGATGAAGTCAAGAGGTTGGAGATTGGCACAATCCTTTCAGTGGGTGAAAGAGCGGAGACCACAAGTGCAACTGTCTgatg cagcacagcagcagcTGATTGATTATGAAACGAAGATTTTTGGTTCTAATAATGTCAGCATACCAGCTCAACCTTTTCCACCAGTGGATTCGTTCCCTTCTCTTGGATTTGGTTTTCCAAAACCAGCAGGCGACATCCAAGTGCCTACCTTTAACCAGCAGGCTCCAGCATCTGTCTTTGAGCGCGTTACCCCGAACAGCTTCCCTAGTAATTTCACATTCGGAGCTGAAAGAACTAATGAGGCGAAACTTCCAGATAGCAACAATTTCGGTGTGATAAACTCGTCTGGGAGTGATAGCATGATGGACAGCTCCTACGATGGTTTTGCCTTCATTGATACACAAAAGAAATGA
- the LOC136528070 gene encoding 65-kDa microtubule-associated protein 2-like yields MAGDITCGSLLQKLQLIWDEVGEIEEDRDKVLYQLDQECLDVYKRKVDQATNSRDLLIQALDDSKIELARLLSALGEKAIARTPEKTTGTIKQQLAAIAPTLEQLTKQKNERKREFVNVQSQIDQICGEIAGTIEVGEQVTTPQVNEDDLTLERLEDFRSQLQELEKEKSNRLEKVLEYVSMVHDLCTVLGMDFLSTVTEVHPSLDDSVGDNCKSISNDTLSKLDKTVATLNEDKKLRLSKLQELAGQLYDLWDLMDAPKEERRMFDHVTCNRSASVDEVTAPGSLALDLIEQAEVEVQRLDQLKYSKMKEIAFKKQTELEDIYAGAHIVIDTAAAHEKILALIEAGNIEPSELIADMDAQIAKAKEEALSRKDILDKVERWMSACEEESWLEDYNRDDNRYNSTRGAHLNLKRAEKARILVNKIPALVETLVAKTRAWEENRGLSFMYDGVPLLAMLDEYVMLRQEREEEKKRMREQKRYIEQQLNTDHEGPFGSRVSPNRPASSKKAIGPKLNGSISNGTLNRRLSISGQQNGGGHGRSGGKDSKKDTAKIASPGNNAAAAVPVGVAATAKEDAASQVSVTDPVLSTP; encoded by the exons ATGGCCGGTGACATTACATGCGGATCCTTGCTGCAAAAATTGCAG TTGATTTGGGATGAAGTTGGCGAGATTGAGGAGGACCGTGACAAGGTTCTTTATCAGCTGGACCAGGAATGCCTTGATGTTTACAAGAGGAAAGTTGACCAAGCAACTAACTCTAGGGATCTCCTGATCCAGGCGCTGGATGACTCAAAGATAGAACTTGCTAGGCTTCTTTCTGCTCTTGGAGAAAAAGCTATTGCAAGAACC CCTGAGAAGACAACAGGAACAATCAAGCAGCAGCTTGCTGCTATAGCGCCAACACTTGAGCAGTTGACTAAACagaaaaatgaaagaaaaagAGAGTTTGTTAATGTACAATCACAAATTGATCAAATATGTGGTGAAATCGCTGGCACCATAGAGGTGGGTGAGCAGGTGACAACACCCCAAGTCAATGAGGATGATTTGACACTTGAGAGGCTTGAGGATTTTCGGTCTCAGCTCCAGGAGCTTGAGAAAGAGAAG AGTAATAGGTTGGAGAAGGTTCTTGAATATGTGAGCATGGTACATGATCTTTGTACCGTCTTGGGGATGGATTTTCTCAGCACAGTGACTGAAGTTCATCCCAGTTTAGATGACTCTGTTGGCGACAACTGTAAGAGCATTAGTAATGATACATTGTCAAAACTTGACAAGACGGTAGCTACACTTAATGAAGATAAGAAGTTGCGTCTAAGCAAG CTTCAAGAACTCGCTGGTCAGCTCTATGATCTTTGGGATCTCATGGATGCCCCCAAGGAAGAAAGGCGCATGTTTGATCATGTTACCTGCAACAGATCAGCATCTGTGGATGAAGTCACAGCACCGGGATCTCTTGCTCTAGATTTAATTGAACAA GCTGAGGTTGAGGTTCAAAGGTTAGACCAGCTGAAATACAGCAAGATGAAAGAAATAGCTTTCaagaagcaaactgagctggaagATATCTACGCTGGTGCTCATATAGTAATAGACACAGCTGCTGCTCATGAGAAAATATTGGCGCTGATTGAGGCAGGTAACATAGAACCATCAGAACTAATTGCAGATATGGATGCCCAGATAGCAAAAGCAAAGGAAGAAGCATTGAGTAGAAAAGACATTCTTGACAAAGTAGAAAGATGGATGTCTGCGTGTGAAGAAGAGAGCTGGCTTGAAGATTATAACCGG GATGACAACAGGTATAACTCTACCCGAGGTGCCCACCTGAATCTGAAGCGTGCAGAAAAAGCTCGTATTCTTGTTAACAAGATTCCAG CACTTGTTGAAACTCTGGTGGCAAAGACCAGGGCATGGGAGGAGAACCGTGGTCTGTCCTTTATGTATGATGGTGTACCTCTTCTAGCTATGTTGGATGAGTATGTTATGCTCAGGCAGGAAAgggaagaagagaagaaaagaatGCGG GAACAAAAGCGCTACATTGAGCAGCAACTGAACACTGATCATGAAGGGCCATTCGGATCGCGAGTGAGTCCAAATCGGCCTGCCAGTTCGAAGAAGGCCATTGGCCCAAAGTTGAACGGCAGCATCTCAAACGGCACTCTAAACAGAAGGCTCTCAATCAGTGGCCAACAGAacggtggtggccatggcaggTCTGGAGGGAAGGATAGCAAGAAAGACACCGCGAAGATAGCATCTCCTGGGAACAATGCAGCTGCAGCTGTACCTGTTGGTGTGGCAGCAACAGCCAAAGAAGACGCGGCCTCCCAAGTTTCTGTCACCGATCCGGTTCTGAGCACACCATGA